From Woronichinia naegeliana WA131, the proteins below share one genomic window:
- a CDS encoding transposase has translation MSRQPRHLQAGYCYHITVRCNNREFKLLRHECREVFLYALNQAKKKFGFKLYALCIMSNHVHYLLEPKSPEDLSKIMHWINWYTAMCFNRMLNRTGHFWEARYYSGGFPNGDYKRVLNTLRYIHANPKAAGMQAGFFYDFSNYGIHDRLTDDGLTQWHPAFLSLGKSLDECAKKYRKFCKKYKPKPKSERRFSWGCRLLPKILKVKDRKKHSPGQIPLPWGETVATNPEIQAVAEKFVAANAYDPKIAMRFFNDS, from the coding sequence ATGAGTCGTCAGCCTAGGCATTTACAAGCAGGTTACTGCTACCATATCACTGTTCGTTGTAATAATCGAGAGTTTAAATTATTACGCCATGAATGTCGTGAAGTTTTTTTATATGCTCTTAATCAAGCTAAGAAAAAATTTGGTTTTAAGCTCTATGCACTTTGCATTATGAGCAATCATGTTCATTATTTGTTGGAGCCGAAAAGTCCTGAAGATTTATCCAAAATTATGCACTGGATTAACTGGTACACCGCCATGTGTTTCAATCGGATGTTAAATCGAACGGGACATTTTTGGGAGGCACGGTATTACAGTGGCGGGTTTCCGAATGGTGATTACAAGCGGGTTTTAAATACTTTACGATATATTCATGCTAACCCTAAAGCGGCGGGAATGCAAGCGGGTTTCTTTTATGATTTTTCTAATTATGGCATTCATGATCGCCTAACGGATGATGGTTTAACTCAGTGGCATCCTGCTTTTTTAAGTTTAGGTAAATCTTTGGATGAATGTGCCAAAAAATACCGCAAGTTTTGCAAGAAATACAAACCGAAACCGAAGTCAGAAAGGCGATTTTCTTGGGGTTGTCGTTTGTTGCCGAAAATTCTGAAGGTGAAAGACCGCAAAAAACATTCACCTGGACAAATACCGTTGCCCTGGGGCGAGACTGTGGCAACCAATCCAGAAATTCAAGCGGTGGCGGAAAAATTTGTGGCGGCCAATGCCTATGATCCCAAAATTGCGATGCGTTTTTTCAATGATTCTTGA
- a CDS encoding GUN4 domain-containing protein: protein MTEEVEKQEESKSEEKKSSDLAQLHDQVNQVAPLVKPLGANVLELIKSIPFIGASAAGGISFWLQQKLVTSLLYFGIVFFLVYFLLPFYNSAGRRLRHYSDQWGSSFIDGLIARFKRELREIQWRYARKNQKFLLVQAANCRYDIMESFGHDRFTPQLKDIFVPLQLVSVHQENLHRRGLVPKSTPSIAKLIISVAKFIPFPKFIKQRTWRPSPYNQLQEHQNLQIWHLLRLAKRDHTYRRILIKANGGKGKTFLLRYITYSYCDQQLRQGLPKLLPVFIRLREWDHRLIPQNLASDPEKAQAPITDLAELLQTYIKENSLLEKYNFPDNWAKNALEKGQLLILWDGFDEVEKDWQNAVSDWLGQQMYKYSESYFILTSRPHWYDQSYTAKEKPRAVLYIEKFNLDQIHNFVYKWYAYRLNSINEINNYPDPQDFVDSNIKDYTDNLLKQIEEYPDLKKLAEIPLNLNMIVNLHMIVNLHSSNPKVKLPQRRADLYKEILELQLIQRPRYREQNMVLHEPDRQKVLQNLALFMGENQDKTKQIEIDKKSLDNHVIEFIQSLGYPDSINSAAFIEKVVTISEILFQKDQFYEFAHLSFQSYLMAKEITDQGLEDLLFDKITEKTDWWRDTAKLYAASQRNPSIFRRRLVALNNEDATALAKECLLEIPHDHLEPELLAELKAVEKTVQNSLYQQLETFLKNSQWKEADKETDRLMLQIVGKETDQWLNEEDIQNFPCEDLRAIDKLWVDYSKGKFGFSVQKKVWMACGGVAGESDYEVYKKFADQVGWRRSGNWLGYDELTFSLMDWYVVEG, encoded by the coding sequence ATGACAGAAGAGGTAGAGAAACAGGAAGAATCTAAGTCTGAGGAGAAAAAATCGTCAGATTTAGCCCAACTTCATGATCAAGTTAACCAGGTGGCTCCATTGGTTAAACCATTAGGGGCCAATGTTCTGGAATTAATCAAGTCCATTCCCTTTATTGGAGCATCCGCCGCAGGCGGTATCAGTTTTTGGCTGCAACAAAAGCTAGTCACCTCTTTGCTTTATTTTGGAATCGTCTTTTTTCTGGTTTATTTTCTTTTGCCTTTTTACAACAGTGCAGGCAGGCGTTTACGCCATTATAGCGATCAATGGGGTAGCTCATTTATTGATGGCCTAATTGCACGATTCAAACGGGAATTGCGAGAAATTCAGTGGCGATATGCCCGCAAAAATCAGAAATTTCTCTTAGTTCAAGCTGCAAATTGTCGATATGACATAATGGAAAGTTTTGGCCATGATCGCTTCACACCACAACTCAAAGATATTTTTGTTCCTTTACAATTAGTCTCAGTCCACCAAGAAAATTTGCACCGTAGGGGTTTGGTTCCCAAATCCACTCCTTCGATTGCCAAACTTATTATTTCGGTTGCTAAATTTATTCCGTTTCCTAAATTCATTAAACAGAGGACTTGGAGACCAAGCCCCTACAATCAACTCCAGGAGCATCAAAATTTACAAATTTGGCATTTATTAAGACTCGCTAAACGCGATCACACTTACCGACGCATTTTAATTAAAGCAAATGGTGGCAAAGGCAAAACATTTCTTTTACGTTACATCACCTATAGTTATTGCGATCAACAACTACGGCAAGGATTACCCAAACTGTTGCCTGTCTTTATTCGGTTGCGCGAATGGGATCATCGTTTAATTCCTCAAAATTTAGCTTCTGACCCTGAAAAAGCCCAAGCTCCTATTACTGATTTAGCGGAACTTTTACAAACCTATATCAAGGAAAATAGTCTGCTCGAAAAGTACAACTTTCCAGATAATTGGGCAAAAAATGCCCTAGAAAAGGGTCAATTATTAATTCTATGGGATGGCTTTGATGAGGTTGAAAAAGATTGGCAAAATGCCGTCAGTGATTGGCTAGGCCAACAAATGTACAAATACTCTGAAAGTTATTTTATTTTAACGTCTCGTCCCCATTGGTATGATCAAAGTTATACCGCGAAAGAAAAACCCAGGGCTGTTTTATACATCGAAAAATTCAATCTCGATCAAATCCACAATTTTGTGTATAAGTGGTATGCTTACCGCTTAAATAGTATCAATGAGATTAATAATTATCCCGATCCTCAAGATTTTGTGGATAGTAATATTAAAGACTATACAGATAATTTATTGAAGCAGATTGAAGAATATCCCGACCTCAAAAAATTAGCAGAGATTCCGCTCAATCTCAATATGATTGTGAATTTACACATGATTGTGAATTTACACAGTTCTAATCCAAAGGTAAAACTCCCCCAACGTCGTGCGGATTTGTATAAAGAAATTCTGGAGTTACAATTAATTCAACGTCCTAGATATCGGGAACAAAATATGGTTCTGCACGAACCAGATCGCCAAAAGGTTCTCCAAAATTTAGCTCTATTTATGGGAGAAAATCAAGACAAAACTAAGCAAATAGAAATTGACAAAAAAAGTTTGGATAATCATGTAATTGAATTCATTCAGTCCTTGGGCTATCCCGATAGTATTAATAGTGCCGCTTTTATCGAAAAAGTAGTGACAATCAGTGAAATTCTGTTTCAAAAAGACCAGTTTTATGAATTTGCCCATCTTAGTTTTCAATCCTATCTAATGGCTAAGGAAATCACTGATCAAGGTCTGGAGGATTTACTCTTTGACAAAATTACCGAAAAAACTGATTGGTGGAGAGATACAGCGAAACTTTATGCTGCTTCTCAGCGAAATCCTTCTATTTTTCGTCGTCGTTTAGTTGCTTTAAATAATGAGGATGCAACGGCTTTAGCAAAGGAGTGTTTGCTAGAAATTCCCCATGATCATCTTGAACCTGAGTTATTGGCCGAGTTAAAAGCGGTTGAAAAAACAGTTCAAAATTCTCTTTATCAACAATTGGAAACTTTTTTGAAAAATAGTCAATGGAAAGAGGCAGACAAAGAAACAGACCGCCTAATGTTGCAAATCGTGGGTAAGGAGACTGATCAATGGTTAAACGAAGAAGATATTCAAAACTTTCCCTGTGAGGATTTACGGGCGATTGACAAGCTCTGGGTAGATTACAGTAAGGGCAAATTTGGCTTTTCCGTGCAGAAAAAAGTCTGGATGGCTTGCGGTGGTGTCGCCGGGGAGTCTGATTATGAAGTCTATAAAAAATTTGCTGACCAAGTGGGTTGGCGACGGAGCGGCAACTGGTTGGGCTATGATGAGCTAACTTTTTCTTTGATGGATTGGTATGTTGTGGAAGGGTAG